From Oryctolagus cuniculus chromosome 17, mOryCun1.1, whole genome shotgun sequence, a single genomic window includes:
- the SRCIN1 gene encoding SRC kinase signaling inhibitor 1 isoform X13, whose product MGNAPSQDPERSSPPMLSADDAEYPREYRTLGGGGGGGGGGRRFSNVGLVHTSERRHTVIAAQSLEALSGLQKADADRKRDAFMDHLKSKYPQHALALRGQQDRMREQVGSWTVDPVCLLSSLCSHLHGDSAPSGAGQPAQQPNYWSFKTRSSRHTQGAQPGLADQAAKLSYASAESLETMSEAELPLGFSRMNRFRQSLPLSRSASQTKLRSPGVLFLQFGEETRRVHITHEVSSLDTLHALIAHMFPQKLTMGMLKSPNTAILIKDEARNVFYELEDVRDIQDRSIIKIYRKEPLYAAFPGSHLTNGDLRREMAYASRESSPTRRLNNLSPAPHLASGSPPPGLPSGLPSGSPSRSRLSYAGGRPPSYAGSPVHHAAERLGGASAAQGVSPSPSAILERRDVKPDEDLAGKAGGMVLVKGEGLYADPYGLLHEGRLSLAAAAGDPFAYPGAGGLYKRGSVRSLSTYSAAALQSDLEDSLYKAAGGGGPLYGDGYGFRLPPSSPQKLADVAAPPGGPPPPHSPYSGPPSRGSPVRQSFRKDSGSSVFAESPGGKTRSAGSASTAGAPPPELFPGPGERSLVGFGPPVPAKDTETRERMEAMEKQIASLTGLVQSALLRGSEPETPSEKIDGSNGAATPSAPCGSGSRSSGATPVSGPPAPPASSTPAGQPTALNRLQMQLHLRGLQSSTSDLRGQLQQLRMLQLQNQESVRALLKRTEAELSMRVSEAARRQEDPLQRQRTLVEEERLRYLNDEELITQQLNDLEKSVEKIQRDMAHSHRLVPGPELEEKALVLKQLGETLTELKAHFPGLQSKMRVVLRVEVEAVKFLKEEPQRLDGLLKRCRGVTDTLAQIRRQVDEGVWPPPNNLLNQSPKKVTAETDFNKALDFEMPPPSPPLNLHELSGPAEGAPLTPKASNPAKGLETPGRRSVDKAVSVEAAERDWEEKRAALTQYSAKDINRLLEETQAELLKAIPDLDCASKAHPSPAPTPDHKPPKAPHGQKAAPRAEPSGRRGSDELTVPRYRTEKPSKSPPPPPPRRSFPSSHGLTTTRTGEVVVTSKKDSAFIKKAESEELEVQKPQVKLRRAVSEVARPASTPPIMASAIKDEDDEDRIIAELEVFERSSVSSLPPTPRRQPIPILLSPQDLGPPGGSAPGPTRKAATGPRALRVPRITLTECAPSTPSPPEARPEELDPRTAPTPRPRTLAGRGQGWIGPQAWPGLVAGASRPESTSMPKKEGAAGGGCSPAGAGAGVLCHQGPAPEGAQEPSSAGALPEENPKDCGHDAAAGRGHTARGIALQRVDSLEETLRELEATLSEMRGAPAAGPPGSSPPLPPRPQSGGGGVPPMKVVTPGASRLKAAQAQAGSPDKSKHGRQRAEYLRTQAPQQATKPPKEMSGSNESSSPVSEKPSASRTSIPVLTSFGAPAPASTALPAFPQPPKNPHSEPNPPHSL is encoded by the exons CAGCCAAACTACTGGAGTTTCAAG ACCCGCAGCTCACGTCACACTCAGGGAGCCCAGCCGGGGCTGGCAGACCAGGCGGCCAAGCTGTCCTACGCCTCGGCTGAGTCGCTGGAGACCATGTCGGAGGCCGAGCTGCCCCTGGGTTTCAGCAGGATGAACCGCTTCCGACAGAGCCTGCCGCTCTCGCGCTCGGCCAGCCAGACCAAGCTGCGCTCGCCAG GGGTGCTGTTCCTGCAGTTTGGGGAGGAGACTCGGCGCGTGCACATCACGCACGAGGTCAGCAGCCTGGACACGCTGCACGCCCTCATCGCGCACATGTTCCCGCAGAAGCTCACCATGGGCATGCTTAAGTCGCCCAACACCGCCATCCTCATCAAAGACGAAGCTCGAAACGTCTTCTACGAGCTGGAGGACGTCCG GGACATCCAGGACCGCAGTATTATCAAGATCTACAGGAAGGAGCCACTCTACGCCGCCTTCCCCGGCTCACACCTCACCAACGGCGACCTCCGG AGAGAGATGGCCTACGCGTCGCGGGAGTCGTCGCCCACGCGGCGCCTCAACAACCTGTCGCCGGCCCCGCACCTGGCATCCGGCTCGCCGCCGCCCGGGCTGCCGTCGGGGCTGCCGTCGGGCTCGCCGTCGCGCTCGCGCCTCTCGTATGCCGGGGGGCGCCCGCCCTCGTACGCCGGCAGCCCGGTGCACCACGCGGCCGAGCGGCTCGGGGGCGCCTCGGCGGCCCAGGGcgtgagccccagccccagcgccaTCCTGGAGCGGCGGGACGTGAAGCCGGACGAGGACCTGGCGGGCAAGGCGGGCGGCATGGTGCTGGTCAAGGGCGAGGGCCTCTACGCCGACCCCTACGGGCTGCTGCACGAGGGCCGCCTGAGCCTGGCCGCGGCCGCCGGCGACCCGTTCGCCTACCCGGGCGCGGGCGGCCTGTACAAGCGCGGCTCGGTGCGCTCGCTCAGCACCTACTCGGCCGCCGCGCTGCAGTCCGACCTGGAGGACTCGCTGTACaaggcggcgggcggcggcggcccgcTCTACGGCGACGGCTACGGCTTCCGACTGCCGCCCTCGTCGCCGCAGAAGCTGGCCGACGTGGCGGCGCCGCCCGGGGGACCCCCGCCGCCTCACAGCCCCTACTCGGGGCCGCCCAGCCGCGGCTCGCCGGTGCGTCAATCCTTCCGCAAAGACTCGGGCTCCTCCGTCTTCGCCGAGAGTCCGGGAGGCAAGACCCGCAGCGCGGGGAGTGCTTCGACGGCCGGAGCGCCCCCTCCGGAGCTCTTCCCCGGGCCCGGGGAGCGCTCCCTCGTTGGGTTCGGGCCGCCGGTGCCAGCCAAGGACACGGAGACCAG GGAGCGCATGGAGGCCATGGAGAAGCAGATTGCCAGCCTCACAGGCCTGGTGCAGAGCGCCCTACTTCGAGGCTCTGAGCCTGAGACCCCCAG TGAGAAGATTGACGGCTCCAACGGAGCGGCCACCCCCTCAGCCC CCTGCGGGTCAGGCAGCCGGAGCAGCGGGGCCACGCCGGTGTCCGGCCCTCCCGCGCCGCCGGCCAGCAGCACCCCTGCAGGGCAGCCCACGGCCCTCAACCGCCTGCAGATGCAGCTGCACCTGCGTGGCCTGCAGAGTAGCACCAGCGACCTGCGCGGCCAGCTTCAGCAGTTGCGCATGCTCCAG CTGCAGAACCAAGAGTCGGTGCGCGCGCTGCTGAAGCGCACGGAGGCGGAGCTGAGCATGCGCGTGTCAGAGGCGGCGCGGCGGCAGGAGGACCCGCTGCAGCGGCAGCGCACCCTGGTGGAGGAGGAGCGGCTGCGCTACCTCAACGACGAGGAGCTCATTACCCAGCAGCTCAA TGACCTGGAGAAGTCGGTGGAGAAGATCCAAAGGGACATGGCCCACAGCCACCGGCTGGTGCCCGGCCCCGAGCTGGAGGAGAAGGCGCTGGTGCTGAAGCAGCTCGGGGAGACGCTGACGGAGCTCAAGG CTCACTTCCCGGGCCTGCAGAGCAAGATGCGGGTGGTGCTGCGCGTGGAGGTGGAGGCGGTGAAGTTCCTGAAGGAGGAGCCCCAGCGCCTGGACGGGCTCCTCAAGCGCTGCCGCGGGGTCACCGACACGCTGGCCCAGATCCGGAG GCAAGTGGACGAGGGTGTGTGGCCACCCCCCAACAACCTCCTGAATCAGTCTCCCAAGAAGGTGACGGCTGAGACGGACTTCAACAAGGCCTTGGACTTCGAAATGCCACCCCCTAGTCCCCCGCTGAACCTGCACGAGCTGAGCGGACCGGCCGAGGGCGCTCCCCTCACCCCCAAGGCGAGCAACCCCGCCAAGGGCCTGGAGACCCCTGGCAGGAGGAGCGTGGACAAGGCTGTGTCTGTGGAG GCTGCCgagagagactgggaggagaAGCGGGCAGCCCTGACCCAGTACAGCGCCAAGGACATCAACCGGCTGCTGGAGGAGACGCAGGCCGAGCTGCTCAAGGCCATCCCGGACCTGGACTGCGCCAGCAAGGCCCACCCCAGCCCGGCCCCGACCCCGGACCACAAGCCCCCCAAAGCTCCCCACGGCCAGAAGGCAGCACCCCGAGCGGAGCCCAGCGGGAGGAGGGGCTCAG ATGAGCTGACAGTGCCCAGATACCGCACTGAGAAGCCCTCCAAgtcgcccccgccgccccctccccgccgcagCTTCCCCTCCTCCCACGGCCTGACCACCACCCGCACCGGGGAGGTGGTGGTCACCAGCAAGAAGGACTCGGCTTTCATCAAG AAGGCGGAGTCCGAGGAGCTGGAGGTGCAGAAGCCGCAGGTGAAGCTGCGTCGGGCCGTGTCGGAGGTGGCCCGCCCGGCCTCCACGCCGCCCATCATGGCGTCCGCCATCAAGGATGAGGACGATGAGGACCGCATCATCGCGGAGCTGGAG gTGTTTGAGAGAAGCTCAGTGTCTTCCCTCCCCCCCACGCCCCGCCGCCAGCCGATCCCCATCCTGCTGTCCCCCCAGGACCTGGGGCCCCCCGGGGGCTCAGCCCCGGGCCCCACACGGAAG gCTGCCACAGGACCCAGGGCCCTCCGTGTCCCTCGGATCACCTTGACGGAGTGTGCCCCCAGCACTCCCTCCCCGCCAGAAGCCAGGCCTGAGGAGCTGGACCCCAGGACAGCCCCGACCCCGCGACCTCGGACCCtggctggcagggggcagggctggattGGCCCACAGGCCTGGCCAGGGCTAGTGGCAGGGGCTTCCCGGCCTGAGAGCACCTCCATGCCCAAGAAGGaaggggcagcaggagggggctgcagcccagcaggtgcaggagccggGGTCCTGTGTCACCAGGGACCCGCCCCCGAGGGGGCTCAGGAGCCTTCCTCCGCTGGGGCTCTCCCAGAGGAAAACCCCAAGGACTGTGGACATGATGCGGCGGCTGGCCGGGGGCACACAGCGCGGGGCATCGCCCTGCAGCGCGTGGACAGCCTGGAGGAGACGCTGCGGGAGCTGGAGGCCACCCTGAGCGAGATGCGTGGAGCCCCAGCAGCGGGGCCCCCTGgcagttccccacccctgcccccccgcccccag AGTGGCGGTGGCGGCGTGCCGCCCATGAAGGTGGTGACTCCAGGGGCCTCTCGGCTGAAGGCGGCCCAGGCCCAGGCGGGCAGCCCGGACAAGAGCAAGCACGGCAGGCAGAGGGCGGAGTACCTGAGGACCCAGGCCCCGCAAcag GCCACTAAACCACCCAAAGAGATGAGCGGGTCGAATGAGTCCTCCAGCCCAGTCTCAGAAAAGCCATCGGCTTCCAGAACCTCCATCCCTGTATTGACTTCCTTTGGG gCTCCAGCTCCCGCCTCCACCGCCCTTCCCGCTTTCCCTCAGCCCCCCAAGAATCCCCACTCTGAGCCGAATCCTCCCCACTCACTCTGA
- the SRCIN1 gene encoding SRC kinase signaling inhibitor 1 isoform X11, which yields MLSADDAEYPREYRTLGGGGGGGGGGRRFSNVGLVHTSERRHTVIAAQSLEALSGLQKADADRKRDAFMDHLKSKYPQHALALRGQQDRMREQVGSWTVDPVCLLSSLCSHLHGDSAPSGAGQPAQQPNYWSFKTRSSRHTQGAQPGLADQAAKLSYASAESLETMSEAELPLGFSRMNRFRQSLPLSRSASQTKLRSPGVLFLQFGEETRRVHITHEVSSLDTLHALIAHMFPQKLTMGMLKSPNTAILIKDEARNVFYELEDVRDIQDRSIIKIYRKEPLYAAFPGSHLTNGDLRREMAYASRESSPTRRLNNLSPAPHLASGSPPPGLPSGLPSGSPSRSRLSYAGGRPPSYAGSPVHHAAERLGGASAAQGVSPSPSAILERRDVKPDEDLAGKAGGMVLVKGEGLYADPYGLLHEGRLSLAAAAGDPFAYPGAGGLYKRGSVRSLSTYSAAALQSDLEDSLYKAAGGGGPLYGDGYGFRLPPSSPQKLADVAAPPGGPPPPHSPYSGPPSRGSPVRQSFRKDSGSSVFAESPGGKTRSAGSASTAGAPPPELFPGPGERSLVGFGPPVPAKDTETRERMEAMEKQIASLTGLVQSALLRGSEPETPSEKIDGSNGAATPSAPCGSGSRSSGATPVSGPPAPPASSTPAGQPTALNRLQMQLHLRGLQSSTSDLRGQLQQLRMLQLQNQESVRALLKRTEAELSMRVSEAARRQEDPLQRQRTLVEEERLRYLNDEELITQQLNDLEKSVEKIQRDMAHSHRLVPGPELEEKALVLKQLGETLTELKAHFPGLQSKMRVVLRVEVEAVKFLKEEPQRLDGLLKRCRGVTDTLAQIRRQVDEGVWPPPNNLLNQSPKKVTAETDFNKALDFEMPPPSPPLNLHELSGPAEGAPLTPKASNPAKGLETPGRRSVDKAVSVEAAERDWEEKRAALTQYSAKDINRLLEETQAELLKAIPDLDCASKAHPSPAPTPDHKPPKAPHGQKAAPRAEPSGRRGSDELTVPRYRTEKPSKSPPPPPPRRSFPSSHGLTTTRTGEVVVTSKKDSAFIKKAESEELEVQKPQVKLRRAVSEVARPASTPPIMASAIKDEDDEDRIIAELEVFERSSVSSLPPTPRRQPIPILLSPQDLGPPGGSAPGPTRKAATGPRALRVPRITLTECAPSTPSPPEARPEELDPRTAPTPRPRTLAGRGQGWIGPQAWPGLVAGASRPESTSMPKKEGAAGGGCSPAGAGAGVLCHQGPAPEGAQEPSSAGALPEENPKDCGHDAAAGRGHTARGIALQRVDSLEETLRELEATLSEMRGAPAAGPPGSSPPLPPRPQSGGGGVPPMKVVTPGASRLKAAQAQAGSPDKSKHGRQRAEYLRTQAPQQATKPPKEMSGSNESSSPVSEKPSASRTSIPVLTSFGAPAPASTALPAFPQPPKNPHSEPNPPHSL from the exons CAGCCAAACTACTGGAGTTTCAAG ACCCGCAGCTCACGTCACACTCAGGGAGCCCAGCCGGGGCTGGCAGACCAGGCGGCCAAGCTGTCCTACGCCTCGGCTGAGTCGCTGGAGACCATGTCGGAGGCCGAGCTGCCCCTGGGTTTCAGCAGGATGAACCGCTTCCGACAGAGCCTGCCGCTCTCGCGCTCGGCCAGCCAGACCAAGCTGCGCTCGCCAG GGGTGCTGTTCCTGCAGTTTGGGGAGGAGACTCGGCGCGTGCACATCACGCACGAGGTCAGCAGCCTGGACACGCTGCACGCCCTCATCGCGCACATGTTCCCGCAGAAGCTCACCATGGGCATGCTTAAGTCGCCCAACACCGCCATCCTCATCAAAGACGAAGCTCGAAACGTCTTCTACGAGCTGGAGGACGTCCG GGACATCCAGGACCGCAGTATTATCAAGATCTACAGGAAGGAGCCACTCTACGCCGCCTTCCCCGGCTCACACCTCACCAACGGCGACCTCCGG AGAGAGATGGCCTACGCGTCGCGGGAGTCGTCGCCCACGCGGCGCCTCAACAACCTGTCGCCGGCCCCGCACCTGGCATCCGGCTCGCCGCCGCCCGGGCTGCCGTCGGGGCTGCCGTCGGGCTCGCCGTCGCGCTCGCGCCTCTCGTATGCCGGGGGGCGCCCGCCCTCGTACGCCGGCAGCCCGGTGCACCACGCGGCCGAGCGGCTCGGGGGCGCCTCGGCGGCCCAGGGcgtgagccccagccccagcgccaTCCTGGAGCGGCGGGACGTGAAGCCGGACGAGGACCTGGCGGGCAAGGCGGGCGGCATGGTGCTGGTCAAGGGCGAGGGCCTCTACGCCGACCCCTACGGGCTGCTGCACGAGGGCCGCCTGAGCCTGGCCGCGGCCGCCGGCGACCCGTTCGCCTACCCGGGCGCGGGCGGCCTGTACAAGCGCGGCTCGGTGCGCTCGCTCAGCACCTACTCGGCCGCCGCGCTGCAGTCCGACCTGGAGGACTCGCTGTACaaggcggcgggcggcggcggcccgcTCTACGGCGACGGCTACGGCTTCCGACTGCCGCCCTCGTCGCCGCAGAAGCTGGCCGACGTGGCGGCGCCGCCCGGGGGACCCCCGCCGCCTCACAGCCCCTACTCGGGGCCGCCCAGCCGCGGCTCGCCGGTGCGTCAATCCTTCCGCAAAGACTCGGGCTCCTCCGTCTTCGCCGAGAGTCCGGGAGGCAAGACCCGCAGCGCGGGGAGTGCTTCGACGGCCGGAGCGCCCCCTCCGGAGCTCTTCCCCGGGCCCGGGGAGCGCTCCCTCGTTGGGTTCGGGCCGCCGGTGCCAGCCAAGGACACGGAGACCAG GGAGCGCATGGAGGCCATGGAGAAGCAGATTGCCAGCCTCACAGGCCTGGTGCAGAGCGCCCTACTTCGAGGCTCTGAGCCTGAGACCCCCAG TGAGAAGATTGACGGCTCCAACGGAGCGGCCACCCCCTCAGCCC CCTGCGGGTCAGGCAGCCGGAGCAGCGGGGCCACGCCGGTGTCCGGCCCTCCCGCGCCGCCGGCCAGCAGCACCCCTGCAGGGCAGCCCACGGCCCTCAACCGCCTGCAGATGCAGCTGCACCTGCGTGGCCTGCAGAGTAGCACCAGCGACCTGCGCGGCCAGCTTCAGCAGTTGCGCATGCTCCAG CTGCAGAACCAAGAGTCGGTGCGCGCGCTGCTGAAGCGCACGGAGGCGGAGCTGAGCATGCGCGTGTCAGAGGCGGCGCGGCGGCAGGAGGACCCGCTGCAGCGGCAGCGCACCCTGGTGGAGGAGGAGCGGCTGCGCTACCTCAACGACGAGGAGCTCATTACCCAGCAGCTCAA TGACCTGGAGAAGTCGGTGGAGAAGATCCAAAGGGACATGGCCCACAGCCACCGGCTGGTGCCCGGCCCCGAGCTGGAGGAGAAGGCGCTGGTGCTGAAGCAGCTCGGGGAGACGCTGACGGAGCTCAAGG CTCACTTCCCGGGCCTGCAGAGCAAGATGCGGGTGGTGCTGCGCGTGGAGGTGGAGGCGGTGAAGTTCCTGAAGGAGGAGCCCCAGCGCCTGGACGGGCTCCTCAAGCGCTGCCGCGGGGTCACCGACACGCTGGCCCAGATCCGGAG GCAAGTGGACGAGGGTGTGTGGCCACCCCCCAACAACCTCCTGAATCAGTCTCCCAAGAAGGTGACGGCTGAGACGGACTTCAACAAGGCCTTGGACTTCGAAATGCCACCCCCTAGTCCCCCGCTGAACCTGCACGAGCTGAGCGGACCGGCCGAGGGCGCTCCCCTCACCCCCAAGGCGAGCAACCCCGCCAAGGGCCTGGAGACCCCTGGCAGGAGGAGCGTGGACAAGGCTGTGTCTGTGGAG GCTGCCgagagagactgggaggagaAGCGGGCAGCCCTGACCCAGTACAGCGCCAAGGACATCAACCGGCTGCTGGAGGAGACGCAGGCCGAGCTGCTCAAGGCCATCCCGGACCTGGACTGCGCCAGCAAGGCCCACCCCAGCCCGGCCCCGACCCCGGACCACAAGCCCCCCAAAGCTCCCCACGGCCAGAAGGCAGCACCCCGAGCGGAGCCCAGCGGGAGGAGGGGCTCAG ATGAGCTGACAGTGCCCAGATACCGCACTGAGAAGCCCTCCAAgtcgcccccgccgccccctccccgccgcagCTTCCCCTCCTCCCACGGCCTGACCACCACCCGCACCGGGGAGGTGGTGGTCACCAGCAAGAAGGACTCGGCTTTCATCAAG AAGGCGGAGTCCGAGGAGCTGGAGGTGCAGAAGCCGCAGGTGAAGCTGCGTCGGGCCGTGTCGGAGGTGGCCCGCCCGGCCTCCACGCCGCCCATCATGGCGTCCGCCATCAAGGATGAGGACGATGAGGACCGCATCATCGCGGAGCTGGAG gTGTTTGAGAGAAGCTCAGTGTCTTCCCTCCCCCCCACGCCCCGCCGCCAGCCGATCCCCATCCTGCTGTCCCCCCAGGACCTGGGGCCCCCCGGGGGCTCAGCCCCGGGCCCCACACGGAAG gCTGCCACAGGACCCAGGGCCCTCCGTGTCCCTCGGATCACCTTGACGGAGTGTGCCCCCAGCACTCCCTCCCCGCCAGAAGCCAGGCCTGAGGAGCTGGACCCCAGGACAGCCCCGACCCCGCGACCTCGGACCCtggctggcagggggcagggctggattGGCCCACAGGCCTGGCCAGGGCTAGTGGCAGGGGCTTCCCGGCCTGAGAGCACCTCCATGCCCAAGAAGGaaggggcagcaggagggggctgcagcccagcaggtgcaggagccggGGTCCTGTGTCACCAGGGACCCGCCCCCGAGGGGGCTCAGGAGCCTTCCTCCGCTGGGGCTCTCCCAGAGGAAAACCCCAAGGACTGTGGACATGATGCGGCGGCTGGCCGGGGGCACACAGCGCGGGGCATCGCCCTGCAGCGCGTGGACAGCCTGGAGGAGACGCTGCGGGAGCTGGAGGCCACCCTGAGCGAGATGCGTGGAGCCCCAGCAGCGGGGCCCCCTGgcagttccccacccctgcccccccgcccccag AGTGGCGGTGGCGGCGTGCCGCCCATGAAGGTGGTGACTCCAGGGGCCTCTCGGCTGAAGGCGGCCCAGGCCCAGGCGGGCAGCCCGGACAAGAGCAAGCACGGCAGGCAGAGGGCGGAGTACCTGAGGACCCAGGCCCCGCAAcag GCCACTAAACCACCCAAAGAGATGAGCGGGTCGAATGAGTCCTCCAGCCCAGTCTCAGAAAAGCCATCGGCTTCCAGAACCTCCATCCCTGTATTGACTTCCTTTGGG gCTCCAGCTCCCGCCTCCACCGCCCTTCCCGCTTTCCCTCAGCCCCCCAAGAATCCCCACTCTGAGCCGAATCCTCCCCACTCACTCTGA